One genomic window of Glycine soja cultivar W05 chromosome 9, ASM419377v2, whole genome shotgun sequence includes the following:
- the LOC114368093 gene encoding remorin-like — translation MTEEQTKTVESESVTPPPAAAAPSQVPPAAEAEHVPEAPKDVTEEKSVIPVPSSDDKPDESKALVLVEKTQEVAEVKPTEGSINRDAVLARVATEKRLSLIKAWEESEKSKAENKAHKKLSSVSAWENSKKAAVEADLKKIEEELEKKKAEAAEKIKNKIATIHKEAEERRAIIEAKKGEDLLKAEEQAAKYRATGTAPKKLLGCF, via the exons atgacagaagAACAAACCAAAACGGTTGAGTCAGAATCAGTAACACCACCACCTGCTGCTGCTGCTCCTTCACAGGTTCCTCCTGCTGCTGAGGCTGAACATGTTCCTGAGGCTCCAAAGGATGTGACTGAGGAGAAATCTGTAATTCCAGTGCCTTCTTCTGATGACAAGCCTGATGAATCCAAGGCTCTTGTCTTGGTTGAGA AGACTCAAGAAGTTGCTGAAGTGAAACCAACTGAGGGCTCTATCAACCGAG ATGCGGTGCTTGCAAGAGTTGCAACTGAGAAGAGGTTGTCATTAATCAAAGCATGGGAAGAaagtgaaaaatcaaaagctGAAAACAA GGCTCACAAAAAGCTTTCATCAGTTTCTGCATGGGAAAACAGTAAGAAAGCTGCAGTGGAGGCGGACCTGAAAAAGATTGAA GAAGAACTGGAGAAGAAAAAGGCAGAAGCtgcagagaaaataaaaaacaaaattgctaCAATCCACAAGGAAGCTGAAGAAAGAAGAGCAATAATTGAGGCAAAGAAAGGGGAAGATCTTCTTAAGGCAGAGGAGCAAGCTGCAAAGTATAGAGCAACTGGAACAGCTCCAAAGAAACTCCTTGGTTGTTTCTAA